GGATGAAAAGTTTGAGGATTGGACATGGTAGAACAGTATGAAGTGTATTGGGTAGAGTTAGACCCTACCCGTGGGGGTGAAATGGCAAAGACACGGCCATGTGTAGTTGTCACTCCTTCAGATTTGAATATGTACCTTACAACAGTAGTCATTGTTCCGATAACCTCAACGATAAGAAATTATCCTTACCGGGTTCTGTGTTCTGTAGCCGGGCGTGAAGGAGAGATAGCCACTGATCAAATTCGCACGGTGGATAAAAGCCGGCTGAAAAGAAAGATTGG
The Bacteroides intestinalis DSM 17393 genome window above contains:
- a CDS encoding type II toxin-antitoxin system PemK/MazF family toxin, which produces MVEQYEVYWVELDPTRGGEMAKTRPCVVVTPSDLNMYLTTVVIVPITSTIRNYPYRVLCSVAGREGEIATDQIRTVDKSRLKRKIGDLNFSEIKRLREVFQQMFCE